One window from the genome of Leptospira wolffii serovar Khorat str. Khorat-H2 encodes:
- a CDS encoding peptidoglycan DD-metalloendopeptidase family protein has translation MIFKKPRQLTSGKELLRTDNFTLIYLGSFHFHYSFYFRGNLYHGNLDFRRRKFRMIPAIASVLFLLLFLGIWMSPSNASMETASTEIEENDSEDLKAKKGDEKFLEESEKAKLTILMANEIRNPSDKKKQLKVITYKVKRNESLSEIATRHKVSMESIAGSSNINMEDTLYPGQILQIPNKQGLLYKVKAGDTVAKVASLYKVNLDEIVEENKLDDLDILRPGQKVFLPGAVIPDPTPKWVVPVTSHVVTSNYGWRTFPQHKFHEALDLKANYEVVMAARNGKVIFSGWMGGYGNAIVIEHNDDFKTLYAHNSRLNVKRGDYVVAGKKIATSGCTGYCFGPHLHFEVIHKGKSVNPGKYLKGLSYKRGGKPNH, from the coding sequence ATGATCTTCAAGAAGCCCAGGCAATTGACCTCCGGAAAAGAGCTCCTCCGGACGGATAATTTCACCCTGATCTACCTGGGCTCCTTCCATTTCCATTATTCCTTTTATTTTCGAGGAAACCTCTATCATGGAAACCTGGACTTTCGCAGACGCAAGTTCCGGATGATCCCTGCTATCGCTTCGGTATTATTCCTGTTACTTTTCCTAGGAATCTGGATGAGTCCCTCCAACGCTTCTATGGAAACCGCGAGCACTGAGATAGAGGAAAACGATTCCGAAGACCTGAAGGCCAAGAAAGGCGACGAAAAATTCCTAGAAGAATCGGAGAAGGCGAAGCTCACGATCCTTATGGCCAACGAGATCCGAAATCCTTCCGACAAGAAAAAGCAGCTCAAGGTCATCACCTACAAGGTAAAACGCAACGAGTCTCTCTCCGAAATCGCCACTCGTCACAAGGTCTCCATGGAATCCATCGCGGGTTCTTCCAATATCAATATGGAAGACACTTTATATCCCGGACAAATATTACAAATCCCGAATAAGCAAGGACTGCTTTATAAGGTTAAGGCGGGGGATACGGTTGCTAAGGTGGCCTCCCTCTATAAGGTGAATCTGGACGAGATCGTAGAGGAGAATAAACTGGACGATTTGGATATCCTACGTCCCGGCCAGAAAGTATTTTTACCGGGAGCGGTCATTCCGGATCCTACTCCCAAATGGGTGGTCCCTGTCACTTCTCATGTCGTGACCTCCAATTACGGTTGGAGAACCTTTCCCCAACATAAATTCCACGAGGCCCTGGACCTGAAGGCGAATTACGAAGTAGTGATGGCCGCTAGAAACGGAAAGGTCATCTTCTCCGGCTGGATGGGCGGTTACGGAAATGCGATCGTAATCGAGCACAACGACGACTTCAAGACATTATACGCGCATAACTCCAGGTTGAATGTAAAACGCGGAGACTACGTGGTAGCCGGCAAAAAAATAGCCACCTCGGGTTGTACCGGATATTGCTTCGGACCTCACCTGCATTTCGAGGTGATTCATAAGGGCAAATCCGTGAATCCGGGCAAATATCTGAAAGGTCTCTCCTATAAGAGAGGCGGAAAACCCAACCATTGA
- a CDS encoding bactofilin family protein gives MAIGKDNNNSVIGPGSIFEGKFYIAGSLRIDGKFEGEIKTDDALFIGETGKVRTNIAAREVIVAGTLIGNIKAESEVRLEETGRLLGDIIAPSLSLAKGVVAKGNITVTGGQKKDVKKIVEESFGGTRTLDNGKEE, from the coding sequence ATGGCCATCGGTAAGGATAATAATAACAGCGTAATCGGCCCCGGTTCCATATTTGAGGGCAAATTCTATATCGCTGGATCCCTACGTATCGACGGAAAATTCGAAGGGGAAATTAAGACCGACGACGCATTATTCATCGGCGAGACCGGAAAGGTCCGCACCAATATCGCAGCGAGAGAAGTGATCGTTGCGGGAACTTTGATTGGAAACATTAAAGCCGAAAGCGAGGTCAGACTCGAAGAAACCGGACGTCTTTTAGGAGATATTATCGCTCCTTCCCTTTCCTTGGCGAAAGGAGTGGTGGCTAAGGGTAATATTACGGTTACCGGGGGTCAAAAGAAGGACGTGAAAAAGATCGTGGAAGAGTCCTTTGGCGGAACCAGAACCCTAGACAACGGAAAGGAAGAATAA
- a CDS encoding zinc dependent phospholipase C family protein, translating to MAGKITHLEALSQVCKHLDHGSSEQRKIAKLLREESTRKFANIGAIAPDIFYFYHVLSPVKTKKALPWGDLSHHEKVLELILNFLDRVLTVEEGIYRDRFLAFTLGYIIHCAVDVVTHPYIFFISGDYYNADREISSKAQYNHMRVEFALDSWLLDFRWGMTPKAYDFVQHVDLIFKGKDGKKKMDPMLWNFWLRGLKETFPKEFKEKYIGSEEKIIPGDILNESFLGYLYFHRYLDSRSKFVRAALGFLDKITFHKVKSSVLMLPLKEHIDKRIMNEEKREWSYPADPSLVRNDSFVELINRSCEAAKDAVTLAWGYVHDKTSRASMIKEYQGYNLDTGLRFHGIDKMRQFSPL from the coding sequence ATGGCAGGCAAAATCACTCATCTGGAAGCTCTCTCCCAAGTGTGCAAACATTTGGATCACGGTAGTTCCGAACAGAGAAAGATCGCCAAGCTATTGAGAGAAGAGAGTACTAGAAAATTCGCAAATATCGGAGCCATCGCTCCCGATATCTTCTACTTCTATCATGTTCTTTCTCCCGTAAAAACCAAGAAGGCTCTTCCCTGGGGTGACCTAAGCCATCACGAAAAGGTTCTGGAACTCATACTGAATTTCCTGGACCGAGTCCTAACGGTTGAGGAAGGAATCTATAGAGATCGTTTCCTCGCATTCACCTTAGGTTATATCATTCACTGCGCGGTGGACGTGGTCACCCATCCTTATATCTTCTTCATCTCCGGAGATTATTATAACGCGGATCGCGAGATCAGCAGCAAGGCACAGTACAATCATATGAGAGTGGAGTTCGCTTTGGATTCCTGGCTTTTGGATTTCCGTTGGGGAATGACTCCCAAGGCTTACGATTTCGTGCAGCACGTAGATCTGATTTTCAAGGGCAAAGACGGAAAAAAGAAAATGGATCCCATGCTCTGGAATTTTTGGCTCCGAGGTTTAAAGGAAACTTTCCCCAAAGAATTCAAAGAAAAATATATTGGCTCCGAAGAGAAGATCATTCCGGGAGACATCCTGAACGAATCCTTTCTGGGTTATCTTTACTTCCATCGCTATCTGGATTCCCGCAGCAAGTTCGTGCGTGCGGCTCTAGGTTTTTTGGACAAAATCACTTTTCACAAGGTCAAGTCTTCCGTTCTTATGCTTCCCTTGAAAGAGCATATAGATAAAAGAATCATGAACGAAGAAAAAAGAGAATGGTCCTATCCTGCGGATCCTAGTCTCGTCCGTAACGATTCCTTCGTAGAACTCATCAACCGCTCCTGCGAGGCCGCCAAAGACGCGGTGACCCTGGCCTGGGGTTACGTTCACGATAAGACCTCCCGCGCCTCTATGATTAAAGAATACCAAGGGTACAATCTGGATACCGGACTTAGGTTCCACGGCATCGACAAGATGCGCCAATTCTCTCCCTTATGA
- a CDS encoding penicillin-binding protein 1A has product MKHEPVDFLTRYFVVLFRERIQKRLDSPDPIRKLSYLVLILLFLNGFLFVFSVKDLWHVPQADKYEKPSLLYGINSDGNYEPIAEFYRFSRIVLTEEDLPGGWDNKVIRCFESTEDNNFRSHKGLDLRGIFRAAMVNLLAGRVKEGASTITQQVARLKFLNTERSFLRKAREAWLALLLEATFDKKTLMQIYLNEIPLGHGTIGAGAASRFYFRKDLKDLSWGEAALLASLTTRPKEFSPLVNPFVSESKVRVVFKKLVENGILDKENAEKEFSAFSEYYITLNRSPNDSAFSDRLNRFPYFTEYVRKNLSRYIPQAQLYEGGLKIYTTLNIQHQTQAEKALAAGLKQQTQLSNQRAFTKIDAFEDAYGSTFQLLADLHDLPEFKFKISRSYRTFNRAWQEDLRDELSVLNLISGTEGLGEAIDWNYKTQATEDHLLPVEGALISIRPDNGYITAMVGGSGFRSDNQQIRAFQAYRQPGSAFKPLVYASAMEYYHQHPDDKKNVTAASLFDDSPLQYVLEDGDEWNPSNYSGEYSGFIRLRQALELSRNSVAVRLLEHTGLNNLLPNLERILQVENRNLPRDFSIALGSFEVSPYELARAYAVFASGGKQVFPLSVLYVEDQSGNLIKDFRKEFEAKEKKRLVSPEVSYIITSMMEDVIKKGTGTGARSYGLTRPAAGKTGTTNNFRDAWFAGYTPELVGVVWVGYDTGTLSLGRGMSGAVVAAPIWGRFMANALSKEKSKPFDFGDAKIVKRTICSISGKLPGSHCYQTEEEVFDKDTVPKEVCDDHKGMTEPDPTPDPHPNPTKKKKPNLFEGDEDVIR; this is encoded by the coding sequence ATGAAACACGAACCGGTAGATTTTCTCACCAGATACTTTGTAGTACTTTTTAGGGAACGGATCCAGAAACGCCTGGATTCTCCGGATCCTATCCGCAAGCTCTCCTATCTCGTTTTGATCCTTCTTTTCCTGAACGGATTTTTGTTCGTCTTCTCCGTGAAGGATCTTTGGCATGTGCCCCAGGCGGACAAATACGAGAAGCCGTCCCTTCTCTACGGAATCAATTCCGACGGAAATTACGAACCCATCGCGGAATTCTACAGATTCTCCCGGATCGTCCTGACCGAAGAAGATCTTCCCGGAGGTTGGGACAATAAGGTCATACGATGCTTCGAATCCACGGAAGATAATAATTTCCGCTCCCATAAAGGCCTGGACCTACGAGGAATTTTCCGGGCCGCCATGGTGAACCTTCTTGCAGGAAGAGTGAAAGAAGGAGCCTCCACCATCACCCAACAGGTCGCGAGACTCAAATTCTTAAACACTGAAAGATCTTTCCTAAGAAAGGCCAGAGAAGCATGGCTTGCACTCCTACTCGAAGCCACCTTCGACAAAAAGACTCTGATGCAAATTTATCTGAACGAGATTCCTCTCGGTCACGGAACCATCGGAGCCGGAGCTGCCTCCCGATTCTATTTCAGAAAGGATCTCAAGGACTTAAGCTGGGGAGAAGCCGCCCTTCTCGCAAGTCTTACCACTCGTCCCAAGGAATTTTCTCCTCTCGTAAATCCTTTCGTCTCCGAAAGCAAGGTCCGGGTCGTCTTCAAAAAACTCGTAGAGAACGGAATTCTGGACAAGGAAAACGCCGAGAAAGAATTCTCCGCATTCTCCGAATATTATATCACTCTAAATCGTTCCCCCAACGACTCCGCGTTCTCGGATCGTCTAAATCGTTTTCCTTATTTCACGGAATACGTCCGTAAGAATCTTTCCCGTTATATCCCTCAAGCCCAACTCTACGAGGGGGGACTCAAGATCTACACTACCTTAAATATCCAACACCAGACCCAAGCGGAAAAGGCCTTGGCTGCGGGTCTCAAACAACAGACCCAGCTCTCCAACCAAAGAGCCTTCACTAAAATCGACGCATTCGAAGACGCCTATGGATCCACTTTCCAATTATTGGCAGACCTTCACGATCTTCCCGAGTTTAAATTCAAAATCTCCCGCTCCTATCGAACCTTCAATCGAGCCTGGCAGGAGGATCTGAGAGACGAACTTTCTGTACTCAATCTGATCTCCGGAACGGAAGGATTGGGAGAAGCGATCGATTGGAATTATAAGACCCAGGCCACAGAGGACCATCTTTTACCCGTAGAAGGGGCTCTTATCTCCATACGCCCCGATAACGGCTATATCACGGCCATGGTGGGAGGATCGGGTTTTCGTTCGGATAACCAGCAAATCCGGGCGTTCCAAGCCTATAGACAGCCCGGTTCCGCATTCAAACCGTTAGTCTATGCTTCTGCCATGGAATACTATCACCAGCATCCGGACGACAAGAAGAATGTAACCGCCGCTTCTCTTTTCGACGATTCTCCCCTCCAATACGTCTTGGAAGACGGAGACGAATGGAACCCCAGCAATTATTCGGGAGAATATTCCGGTTTCATAAGGTTACGCCAGGCCCTGGAACTTTCTAGAAACAGTGTGGCAGTTCGATTACTGGAGCATACGGGATTGAACAATCTTCTTCCCAATTTGGAGAGAATCCTACAAGTAGAGAATCGAAATCTTCCCAGAGACTTTTCGATCGCATTAGGAAGTTTTGAAGTATCTCCTTACGAACTCGCAAGAGCTTATGCGGTATTCGCCTCCGGCGGAAAACAAGTGTTTCCTCTTAGCGTACTTTATGTGGAAGACCAGAGCGGAAATCTGATCAAAGATTTCCGAAAAGAATTCGAGGCCAAAGAAAAGAAGAGACTCGTTTCTCCGGAAGTCAGTTATATCATCACTTCCATGATGGAGGACGTAATCAAGAAGGGCACGGGAACCGGAGCCAGATCCTACGGACTCACGAGACCCGCGGCAGGAAAAACCGGGACTACGAATAATTTCAGAGACGCTTGGTTTGCAGGATACACTCCCGAACTCGTGGGAGTGGTTTGGGTAGGTTACGATACCGGAACACTTTCTCTAGGAAGAGGAATGTCCGGCGCAGTCGTCGCGGCCCCTATCTGGGGGAGATTCATGGCGAACGCTCTCTCCAAGGAAAAATCCAAACCCTTCGATTTCGGAGACGCAAAAATCGTAAAGAGAACCATCTGCTCCATTTCCGGAAAACTTCCCGGCTCTCATTGTTACCAGACCGAAGAAGAAGTCTTCGATAAAGATACAGTTCCTAAGGAAGTCTGCGACGATCATAAAGGAATGACGGAACCCGATCCTACTCCGGACCCGCATCCGAATCCGACTAAAAAGAAAAAGCCCAATCTATTCGAAGGAGACGAAGACGTCATTCGGTAA
- a CDS encoding diaminopimelate decarboxylase, translating to MQSIENLKFLTPEEAGKIAETYGTPVFVYSRKGIEKSCDDTLAFPNAYGITVRFAMKANPGRTVLEILKNKGIKIDASSEHEVRRAILAGYKPSDILLTSQQLASSLKELVDSGVQFNACSLRQLEEFGKLFPGGEVSVRFNPGLGSGATKKTDVGGKTSSFGIWHEEIGKVKEILDKYKLKLVRVHTHIGSGSDPEVWKAVAHYTLEIVDQFPDVRTVNLGGGFKVGRMIGEKTTDPQTIGKPVKELFEKFAQEKGRKLAMEIEPGSFLMVNNGAILTKVDDVVNTGDGGFTFVKLDMGMDVNTRPSLYAAKHPLVVIPKNGKTEGKTGDFVYVGHCCESGDLITQEEGGGPQLRTTLVPEIGDLVVMEGAGAYCSSMSLKNYNSYPESPEVLVDKDGSLKLVRKKQTLEQSIQNEILVSL from the coding sequence ATGCAATCAATAGAAAATCTTAAATTTTTGACTCCCGAAGAAGCGGGAAAAATTGCGGAAACTTACGGCACTCCGGTTTTTGTGTACAGCCGAAAAGGAATAGAGAAAAGCTGCGACGATACTCTGGCTTTTCCGAACGCTTACGGAATCACCGTCCGATTCGCTATGAAGGCGAATCCGGGAAGAACGGTACTGGAAATCCTGAAGAATAAAGGAATCAAGATAGACGCATCCTCGGAGCACGAAGTGAGAAGGGCGATCCTAGCCGGATACAAACCGTCGGATATCCTACTAACGTCCCAACAATTGGCTTCCTCCTTAAAGGAGCTTGTGGATTCCGGAGTGCAATTCAATGCCTGCTCCTTAAGACAATTGGAGGAATTCGGTAAACTTTTCCCAGGAGGAGAAGTGAGCGTGAGATTCAATCCGGGACTGGGGTCTGGAGCCACCAAGAAGACGGATGTAGGAGGAAAAACGTCCTCTTTTGGAATTTGGCACGAAGAGATCGGAAAGGTCAAAGAGATCCTCGATAAATACAAACTCAAATTAGTGAGAGTGCATACCCATATAGGTTCCGGATCGGATCCGGAAGTTTGGAAGGCGGTGGCTCATTATACTCTGGAAATCGTGGATCAGTTTCCGGACGTAAGAACCGTGAACCTGGGCGGAGGATTCAAGGTAGGAAGAATGATCGGAGAGAAGACGACGGATCCTCAGACGATCGGAAAGCCCGTGAAGGAACTCTTCGAAAAATTCGCCCAAGAGAAGGGAAGAAAATTGGCGATGGAAATCGAGCCCGGATCCTTCTTGATGGTGAATAACGGTGCGATACTCACCAAAGTGGACGACGTAGTGAATACCGGAGACGGAGGATTCACATTCGTAAAATTGGATATGGGAATGGATGTGAATACCAGACCTTCTCTGTACGCCGCAAAACATCCGTTAGTCGTGATTCCTAAAAACGGAAAAACCGAAGGAAAGACCGGAGACTTCGTATATGTAGGTCATTGCTGCGAGAGTGGGGACTTGATCACCCAAGAAGAAGGCGGGGGACCTCAGCTACGGACCACTCTCGTCCCCGAGATAGGGGACCTGGTGGTAATGGAAGGAGCCGGAGCCTATTGCTCTTCCATGTCCTTGAAGAACTACAATTCTTATCCTGAGTCACCGGAAGTATTGGTGGATAAGGACGGAAGCCTGAAATTGGTCCGAAAAAAACAGACGTTGGAACAATCCATACAGAATGAGATCCTGGTTTCCCTCTAA
- a CDS encoding histidine kinase dimerization/phosphoacceptor domain -containing protein, producing MLAKPKILVVEDEIIVAVNLGQKLKKLGYDLVGITSSGEEAIQKAEENHPDLVLMDINIEGNLDGIQTAELLRNRFQTPVIYLTAYADENTLNRAKRTQPLGYIVKPFESDQLRSSIEVALYKNELEHRSRKNEESLKSTLNHLESGIITTDENGLVIFCNPVAEKIIGLSYPECIGQPLTKILKLEESNSVPFSVPISEVLGSHHSVEKSGILAVDVGGNKTSLSYSISPILNTEGKSTGTITVLRLGDSDETNQSYLKEIHHRIKNNLTVISSLLSMNASNLKDQESLDVFKDSQHRIQAVALLHEVLYENHDLSSISFDLYVRKLTDLLFEVYKVDREKFKLSLDIQASRIPSEMGMNCALIINELLTNSFKHGFKDKEGGSISIRFSLDDGLYSMEVKDDGVGFKGQISPGKNSGSLGLSLVDSFVKLLRGKITLEGDNGCKALLTFPAKHES from the coding sequence ATGCTCGCGAAACCTAAGATTCTTGTGGTCGAAGACGAAATCATTGTGGCGGTCAACCTAGGGCAAAAACTGAAGAAATTAGGTTACGATCTAGTGGGCATTACTTCTTCAGGAGAAGAGGCGATCCAAAAAGCGGAGGAGAATCATCCGGATCTCGTACTAATGGATATCAATATAGAAGGCAATCTGGACGGTATCCAAACTGCGGAACTTCTTAGAAATCGTTTCCAAACTCCGGTTATCTATCTTACGGCATACGCTGACGAAAACACTTTAAATCGGGCCAAGCGAACTCAACCTTTGGGATACATCGTAAAGCCTTTCGAGTCCGACCAACTCAGATCCTCCATCGAAGTGGCTCTCTATAAGAACGAGCTAGAGCATCGCAGTCGTAAGAATGAGGAATCCCTCAAGTCCACATTGAATCATTTGGAGTCCGGTATCATCACCACCGACGAAAACGGTCTGGTCATATTCTGCAATCCCGTCGCGGAGAAAATCATCGGACTTTCCTATCCCGAATGTATCGGGCAACCTCTCACTAAGATCTTGAAACTCGAGGAATCCAATTCGGTTCCATTCTCGGTTCCGATTTCCGAGGTTTTAGGTTCCCATCATAGCGTGGAAAAATCCGGAATCTTAGCGGTGGATGTGGGAGGAAACAAGACCTCCCTTTCCTATAGCATCTCCCCTATTCTGAATACGGAAGGTAAGTCCACGGGCACCATTACCGTTCTTAGATTGGGAGATTCCGACGAAACCAATCAATCCTATCTGAAGGAAATCCATCATAGAATTAAGAATAACTTAACCGTAATTTCTTCTCTTCTGAGCATGAACGCTTCCAACCTAAAGGACCAAGAGAGTCTAGACGTATTCAAGGATAGCCAGCATAGGATCCAAGCGGTTGCGTTACTACACGAAGTATTGTATGAGAATCACGATCTTTCTTCCATCAGTTTCGATCTATATGTACGCAAGCTGACGGACCTACTCTTCGAAGTGTATAAAGTGGACCGGGAAAAATTCAAATTGAGCCTGGACATCCAAGCCTCCCGCATTCCTAGCGAAATGGGAATGAACTGCGCTTTGATTATCAACGAACTTTTAACCAATTCCTTCAAGCACGGCTTCAAAGACAAGGAAGGCGGCTCCATCTCCATCCGATTTAGTTTGGACGACGGATTATATTCCATGGAAGTCAAAGACGACGGGGTCGGATTCAAGGGTCAAATTTCTCCCGGTAAAAACTCAGGATCCTTAGGTCTGTCCTTGGTCGATTCTTTCGTAAAACTACTGAGAGGAAAGATCACCCTGGAAGGCGATAACGGTTGCAAGGCACTTCTCACCTTTCCCGCAAAGCACGAATCCTAA
- a CDS encoding alpha/beta hydrolase, which yields MDMKKLLLFCPFFLSVYCGPSVSEYLDKRTNPIYSSTQGIEVFFFTSRAVNPATQIACSNSYFLNFGIQTQKTGSCLVSVPADREVGALPFGLGNRDKSFQFLEHRIPNGDKIPQDQENIWWKKLEEDPFEEVIVFVHGFNVPFEEAVLRSAQLKYDLKFPGKVALYSWPAGGDGSMLGTLFLRNTYEKNLVSARSSRENFKNFLRRMSKTGKKIHLLVHSMGHQVVLNSVAELAKETPGSPFLKELVLNAPDYDTGEFILLLDPLLKSSTRVTLYCSPGDSALFASAQIHQAGRLGACSKFPGVDVVNVNPIDSSLVSLGHGYYSSRPILTDLYQLFLGLSAEKRLFIRKSLGNENYILRN from the coding sequence ATTGATATGAAAAAGCTTCTTCTTTTCTGTCCGTTTTTCTTGTCGGTCTATTGCGGTCCCTCCGTTTCGGAATACCTGGATAAGAGAACCAATCCGATCTATTCTTCCACGCAAGGTATCGAGGTATTCTTCTTCACTTCTCGCGCGGTCAATCCTGCGACTCAAATCGCCTGCTCGAATTCTTATTTCTTAAACTTCGGTATCCAAACCCAGAAAACGGGAAGTTGCTTGGTGAGCGTTCCCGCCGACAGAGAAGTGGGCGCCCTTCCCTTCGGCCTAGGAAACCGGGACAAGTCCTTCCAATTCCTGGAGCATAGGATTCCTAACGGTGACAAGATTCCGCAGGATCAGGAAAATATCTGGTGGAAAAAACTGGAAGAGGATCCTTTCGAAGAGGTCATAGTCTTCGTTCACGGCTTTAATGTTCCTTTCGAAGAAGCCGTTCTTAGATCCGCTCAACTCAAATACGATCTAAAATTTCCCGGCAAAGTGGCCCTCTATAGCTGGCCTGCGGGAGGAGACGGTTCCATGTTAGGGACCCTCTTCCTACGAAATACCTACGAGAAGAATCTTGTCTCCGCAAGAAGCAGTCGGGAGAATTTTAAGAATTTCTTAAGAAGAATGAGTAAGACCGGAAAGAAAATCCATCTACTCGTGCATTCCATGGGGCACCAGGTAGTGTTGAATTCCGTAGCGGAATTGGCAAAAGAAACCCCTGGTTCTCCGTTCCTAAAGGAATTGGTTTTAAACGCTCCCGATTACGATACCGGAGAATTCATTCTCCTACTGGATCCGTTACTGAAATCCTCTACACGCGTCACATTGTATTGTTCTCCGGGTGACTCCGCACTATTCGCTTCTGCCCAGATACATCAGGCGGGTAGATTGGGAGCCTGCTCCAAGTTTCCGGGTGTGGACGTGGTGAATGTGAATCCCATCGATTCCTCTTTGGTTTCCTTGGGACACGGATATTATTCTTCTCGTCCCATTCTTACCGATTTGTACCAGCTATTCCTGGGACTAAGCGCGGAAAAACGTCTATTCATCCGCAAATCGCTTGGGAACGAAAACTATATTCTTCGCAACTGA
- a CDS encoding IspD/TarI family cytidylyltransferase, giving the protein MRSWFPSNHIYVILLSGGIGSRMKSEVPKQFLELEGKPLLLHSLETFLEWGKTKEIVIVSHRDYAEETEKICAPHLRERDRIVEGGKTRHESTLSGIASLQITGTDLVLVHDAARPFVAISDLDRLGLETEGSGIATLAARNNETVLEEEGAGFRFLDRDKIWFMKTPQAIRGDILKKLATFPLKSEPTDLCTWTQGAGLESKLVESHPYNVKITEPEDLVLAQAILPLFQNWNKV; this is encoded by the coding sequence ATGAGATCCTGGTTTCCCTCTAATCATATTTACGTAATATTGTTGTCCGGGGGAATCGGATCCCGAATGAAATCGGAAGTCCCGAAGCAGTTTTTGGAATTGGAGGGAAAGCCCCTTCTTCTCCATAGCCTCGAAACATTTCTGGAATGGGGAAAGACCAAAGAGATCGTAATCGTTTCGCATCGGGATTATGCGGAAGAGACGGAAAAAATCTGCGCTCCGCACCTGAGAGAAAGAGACCGGATCGTAGAGGGTGGAAAGACGAGGCATGAATCCACGTTATCCGGAATTGCAAGCTTGCAAATTACGGGAACGGATCTGGTATTGGTACACGATGCCGCAAGGCCGTTCGTGGCGATTTCGGATCTGGACAGACTCGGGTTGGAAACGGAAGGCTCCGGAATCGCGACATTGGCGGCTCGAAATAACGAGACCGTCTTAGAGGAAGAGGGTGCGGGTTTTCGGTTTTTGGATCGGGATAAGATTTGGTTCATGAAGACGCCTCAGGCGATTCGCGGAGATATACTTAAGAAACTTGCGACTTTTCCTTTAAAGAGCGAGCCCACTGATCTTTGCACTTGGACCCAGGGAGCCGGCTTGGAATCCAAGCTGGTCGAATCCCATCCTTATAACGTGAAGATCACGGAACCGGAAGATTTGGTATTGGCCCAGGCCATTTTGCCTTTATTCCAAAATTGGAATAAAGTTTAG